TCACGGCGAGTATACGCTCAAATCCAGACGCAAACAAATCCGAATGGAATTTGTGTGCAGACATTTCGTCTGAAGGAGAAAGTTGTTGATCTGTAGCAATGCGTGAAATGGCGTTGACTAGGCGTAGATGGGTAGTCTGGCCAAACAATGAGCAACCCGTATAATGATCCCCGCTTGGGTTAAAATACTTACGAGGTAAGTCATAGCCTCATACTCCACGCCACCAGTCATTCCGCCTGGTGCTCGTGGTCGTTCGACTTTGGCCTCATCCACCTTCGAGAGAGCCCAGATGGTATTTCCTGGGTGGCAGAAAACCCAGAAGTAGTCTCGGCACACATCACTCAATTCTTGAAGATATGTCTTGTATATTCTTGGAGTGCGAAGGGATTCAATAAATGCATGCGGTGAGATGGGTGCACTGGGAGATTCGGATGGAAGGGGAGCGGGCGTGAGGAGCAATGCACGGATGAGGCCATAGAGTGTAGTGTGCGGAGCCGGAAGCGTGTAttgtggaggtggagagGAAGGGGTGCCTGTGCTGGACGAATTGGATCTCTCTCGTGTtcgtggaggtggtggataGATTTCGAATAAGATCAAGAGCAACTCGACAATCAGCTGGCGAGAGCCGATGTCACCAGGCTTCTTGTCCGAATAGAGCAGAGAAACTAGTTGGACAAATGGGGTTGGCGCCGAGGATCGAAGCGCAAAACACCCAATCGATGAAGTGGAAAGTGCTTTGAAACAACGTAGGATTTCGTGCAAGAGAGGATCATCACGCGATTCCTCTCTGCAGAAACATGAGCTTAGAAAGTAAGCTAGTCAAACTACACTTACCTCCATTCCATTTCAAGAAGTTCGTGAAGACGTGACATTAGCGCAGAGTAGCCCCCCATTCTTAGGAAATCTTCGGACCAACTGAGAACATAGGAAATCGATATTTTGACTCAATATTCAGGCGCATACAACGCACCTTGCAGCCTCATTTCGCAGCATAATTCTGAGTTTCTTGACAGTCTCCAATTCGAGCTCAACCGATTTGGTGGTCGCCAAAATCTGTCCGAACTTTTGTGGGGAGATTATATCTCGCTCCACGCCTTTCTGTTTGATATTCTTTGATTTAAGCTTGTCCAGGTCTTTATTATCCTTGTCCTTCTTGGAGATGGCCAAGTCCGCAAGCGAGTTCGAGCGAGGGAGATCCAAAGATGACCCGCGGGTATGTCGCGACGGACTTGAAGTGGGATCAGAAGAATCAAGCGACCGTCTAGGAAATTCGTCGGCCAGGAATGCGGGGCGTGGCACAGATAGTTCTTCATTGGATGCTGTGGCAGCGTTCAGTCCAAACAATGGCTTCGGAGATGCCAAAGACTCGTTGCTCCGCGTTCGTCGTAAGCTCGGAGGGGTTGCAGGGGCAGGAGGAGGAGCAGTACCGAGAACATGGGATGAACGTAGCATAGCAGCCTTGACGGGTGTTTCCAGGGTCGTAAGTTTCACACGCACAGTAGACGGAATCTGGAGATCATCCTAGAGAATTTGGTCAGTCGATTACTACGGAAATGTGTTTAAGTAGCTTACTAGCATACGTTCGAATGCAACATTCGTAGTACCACCTGTCATTTGTGGCTCTAATTGTGCTGCTGCTTTTGCGGATGACTTTTTGCGATCTCGAGGCTTCATATCCACACTCATCCGACTAGAGCCGTACCAAGATTTAGATCCATCGGCTCCAGCTCGTTGGCCCTGCGCCTGGGGTACGTTCTCCTTTCCATCCCGACGGTCACTCGAGGGCGCCGGAGTCACAATTTCAAACGGGGATTCATCCGATGTGGTAGTGCGGCGAGATGGAAGGACCTTTTTAAACATATCGGTCGTACTTGAAGCGTTTACAGACCACAGTACTGGTGAGACGTTGAGCTGGCAGGCTGGATAAGAAGTCGGGAAGTCTACTCACTCTCGATATAATTAGAAAATGAGTTCGGGAATTATTCAAACTAAGCGCATCTAACGGGCCAAGTACCTTCAAGTGACAGTTGCAGGTGAGTTGTTGCAAGGTTGAGGGATTCTGTGCTTGCCTCCAACAACACGTGATCGCGAGGGATGTCATGTTACGTTACACAGCCATTGCATAGCCCAACGTCGGGTTGCAGCTCCCATTATTTTGCCCCATTATTATTTCGTTTCTTGATTCTTTCAGTTTTTTATATCCATGAAGATCATTGTTGATGGTTGTCTGTAACTCCAACGCACTCGGGCTGTTCGATACTTCGAGCTGCTTAGTCATACACACGTTCGGCAAACATAACACGTGAGGTATCCAGGGACAAATGAGGAACCATAGGGTGCTTAAGTACAATTACCAGAAGGGCGAGGCTGGGGTTTATATCTACACGCTACATACATGGAATGTCACAAGCCACAAGTATAGCGACACCATCGTAGTCCTTCATATATATACGTGATGTCATTACTCTGCAGAGACTCAAAATTTCCAGAGTACTTACAGGCTCGTAAAGGTGGGTGAGCATTCTGGAGGCACAGACCAGGGATCTGGAGTGCCCCAGATATTTACCTGTTAGCTCATCCTCATAGGTACTCTGAACCATACCAGAGAACTAGTGAGCGCACAAAAACGGATTGTAAGGGATCCTGAGCGATTCGGATCTCCAGATTCCAGGAAGCCTCACTTACCTTTATGAGACAACGAGCGCTCCGGAAATTTTCCAGTCACGATAGATTAGGGCTTAATTCTCCCAACTTTGAACCTCGGCAGCTCTATCGAAACTCGAATTCTAATGCCATGGCCCAACACAAAGCATTACTCCTTCTTGAAAAGTATGGCGAACTCGAAGTAAAGACTCGTCTCACCCCTATCCCGCAGGGAGGTCAAGCTCTCGTCAAGGTTAATGCTGCTGCAAGTAAGTCATTGTCCTAATGTATATATTGCTTCGGCTGAATAGTGATTTCTTAGTCAACCCTGCAGATTGGAAGGCCAGTGCACACCTATCCTACTTGCAACGCCTACCCTCAACCATCAATTCTGTAGATCATCGACTATGGTGCCCTTATAGAAAATTTCCCGACCGTTCTGGGAGTCGACGGTGCTGGAATCGTCGAAGTAGTCGGTCCAGAAGTGACCAACTTCAAGGTCGGAGATAGAGTGTGAGCCTCGCTTTACTACCCTTGTTCCATCATCTGATATCGCTATATAGGTTTTTCCAGGGACTTTATGATAGTTCCGATGAAACAGTATTCCAAGAGAAAGCTATCGTCGATACCGATATCATTTCCAAGATCCCAGACAACATCACTGAGGACGAAGCGTCGACTATTCCATCCGCTACTATTGCGGCGTGGGTTGGTCTCTTCCAAAAGACTGGCATCGAAGTTCCAACAAGCAGCCCTACCGCCAATGGAAAGGGTGTTCTAATCTTAGGAGGAAGTTCGTCCGTTGGCCAATTTGGTGGGTGGTGTTTCGGAGTATCAATTTCTATTTcatatatattatttacCGACCCGGAACTTGACCAAGGCATCCAACTCGCTCGCATTGCTGGTTTCTCACCAATTGTCACTACTGCATCGGCTCAGCACGCCGACTTCCTCAGGTCACTTGGAGCAACTCGTGTCTTTGACCGCAACGTGGATACAAAAGCTGTCCAATCCGCTTTCCCCACACCTGTGTCTCTTGTTCTAGACTCAATCTCCATTGCTGCTACTCAGGAGTTCGCTTTTGAGGTCTTGACTACTCCCTCTCCTGTACCGGACGCACACCTTGTACTCGTGCTCCCGCCCACCGATTCGCTCAATGAGCAGAACTCTGGAGAAACGATTGCCGTGCATACTGCCTACGGTAGCTCTCATAGGTTTAAGGACCTAACCATGCCATTCTGGCGAAATATCGAACAGTGGATCAAGGATGGCAAATTTGTACCCAACCGAGTACAAGTAGTGAAGGGAGGTCTGGCTGCGCTGCCGGAGGCTATAGATCTCTCGCGCAAGGGTGTGAGCGGTGTCAAGGTTGTCATCCACCCTCAGGAGTAACTACCAGGGGAAATCATTTGTACTTATGCAACGCTGTTAAATCTAAATAAATTCAATTGTTTGATCATACAACAAGGGGCGGGCTTAGTCTAAACATCTTTCAGCTAATATTGAGGCTATCAGCTAATTAGAAAGAGACACATCACTGTGTGGGTTATCTATGGCTAAGGTTTGAAGAATCGGACAACTCAAACACGCTCCCTCTCCCCCATCTACCAAATGATGGGTTGCAATCATTGAGTGGATAAAGTGTAATATTGATTCTATGAGCAACTCCGTACACCGAACTAGCTGGCATCTTTTATCAAATTCTCTACGAGGATTCTTCGTCGTCGCCATCTACGGCCTtgtgttgaaatatcttgtaaatactagattcttctagtatgttccatgcgcagtaatcgagtcagtaagtacgagtcattcagtgcgcagtcatatgcgcagtaccttaccatatgacttggtaggtttcttgggatatataaaggccCGCACACAAGCCCTCTATCCTCACCTCTCTCTCtacttctcttttactgtctttacttttgtatacaatttagtttagtttagtaatacatttatatatacatctatatacataagatttcaacaggttatgagccccaaTTGTACGCTCAATAACCAACTGTAGATAGATAAATATATAACACACTTACTCAAATACATTAAACATGGCCAAAGCTGTAGCAAGCACTTCAGCCCCCAGTGCAGCTAGCGGAATGCACTGGATTGCACCCCTTTGGGGAACTGAGAATTATAATATGTGGTGCATACAGATGGAAGATATATTATCAGATCTTGATCTATATGGCTACGTAAACAAGACAATTATTGCACCTAGCAAGACTGTGCTGAAAACCAAAAGAAACTGGAAAGATGACAAGGGCAAACCATTGCCCAACTATGAATATACAGCAACTAACAACAAGTACACAAAATGGGTTAAAGCCAACCAAAAAGCATTATCAAACATAAGATTAAGAGTCAACAGAAGTGTACTAAACCTAATACAGGGATGCACAATGTCTGCCAACACTTGGAATGCCCTTGCAACAACTTACCAAGTCAAGGGAACGGTTAGACTTATTGACCTACAAAGAAAGTTCTTCAGTCACTGAATGACTGATGGCaaagacattgaggaacacATCCAATGCATGCATGGATGGTTCCAGCAAATaaactgtcctggacacggtcacatgaccagtacaagtggttgcatgctggcccaagcccaaatttggggggtagcaggtgtaatcatgggttgtcagcagaggaataatagggctctatggcttagtggtcaagctggttcaattccggctagttctattttcctctgtttatgacataAACAATATTAGTCCTGGCTCATGCACTGAAGCCAACTGGATCACAACATTGATAGCAAGCTTACCTGATTCATGGGATTTGTTCTCCCAATCAGTAAGTTTCCAATTCAATTTACAAGATAACAGCGCATTATCAAACCAAGTAAATGACATTAGATTGCACATAATGGCTGAAGCACATAGGAAGAAtgtgtcacaactcagcttggacctatggtacaaggggcttaaagtctgtggccctatcaccaatggactatgaaactgATAGGGGGGCAGctagggcccagggggtatgatgtatgggtagagggcaacaaaggcctggataTGATTCtttagtaaagtgcactaatggccaactaagggcctgggcaaaggttaAGGTGAgagtgaggatgaattgacaaagaggtcaagtcttgctgtttagcagcaacttgacctggttcaaatacatgaggaaagccacatcaaaaacaacagtactaaataacaagtcatttacaatttcacatcatatatcaaatatatcatgtgatcttgatgagtcataaatatataccaaaaaaggaaactgtcttgaaaaaaagatagaaaatagtaaaaattcatgtcatgtgttgtagacacacttgataccagggaatttattcccattttcttgattttaaacaaagacaattggacaacattttcaatcacgtgactttggtgcttatatcatacgctaagcgccaagccacgtccccatctgcgcttacctcagcacgcgtagccacctccacctgatgacatcactatgacacgtatgcatgagtaaggacaactgcggattggggttcttatttgatacggtattgcatatagttgtatttgtaattaggaagctctgtaatatataaggaggccaaccaaccatggtaacacccaggtcaattacctcttgttgcatcccccaactgtacaagggccttacagcccagcaacacacttagtccacacctgTCACcgtcgccttaagcaacttacccaatgtagttacatagtttgccattgccactagggccttggtcactgtacttagttagtttgttgttgtagggtacctCATCACCGCCCTAAGCGGATCACTGTCTTAGttacacggccacaagcgcccgcacccttgacgtccttacagacgtctaggtgTTATAaacccctaacatataccattagaatcgcctgaattttctatattttctactattttttacggactcaatatctgttgttttttgatcacgtgatcttggcgcttattatgccgagatgccgcgccaagatgccgtgccaagggcgcttaggagaaatccacgcttctgcgcagcccacagcacgcttctcatttgtcctttatgcttccttttctcacgcgcacagaccatgtaaatagtgtgctttgtctatatatacagcagggaaattgcttggagacaccaagtcaattttaccttgtctcataccattgaggaggaccttcagccagctaagtagccggcccccagtagtacagcAGTTAACCCCTttattgcgctcaccacacctcccaggcctaaggccccaccgtccccagtagttagtagaagtCCACCTTATGTGGCATTACTATAGtctagttagttagttagatacgccttgtcagtagtagtacggccgtaagcgcccgcccactagcaagtacccaaccttacagttggcgtacaacactaggactgtcataaacagaggaaaatagaactagccagaattgaaccagcttgaccactaagccatagagccctattattcctctgctgacaacccatgattacacctgctaccccccaaatttgggcttgggccagcatgcaaccacttgtactggtcatgtgaccgtgtccaggacaaggacactaggtaatcaaccttacgttggttacAAAACCGTTCTGCGACACCCACCACTAAGCACCAACCACTGAGAAggttacctgtactagcacaagcaaaatcatgtgattggactcccctttcagctggaataatcaaagagctgttggtcccacatagtagcaaattgctataaggcaggctaaccctattgcccgcataccacatgGTCGCCGCACCCTTTGCTAGCGGaaccagacagcagatacacctgcttgcagagactaggtactacatcacgcccgcccacAGGTGTGATTAGctacacttactgttcaacgctaggttgtttgacgcaggttCTTAGCGTATAACGCAATAAagcactcataagtcctgatataggcaccttgGCTGAATGGCCCCATTCCCCgcacttgcccaccattacctcgcgCACCCCCACTTGCTCTTCCTTGCAGGCctcttcccacgctggccgctcctaccccacacatcccatggcaacccgctcccggccaCCCTCTTGAACCCGCTCCCCTATTGATCAAGGGGACatgggacccttccttccgtCAGCCGCCCCTGTCAAACTTGGGGAAGTATCCCTTGAGCACGTCacacgcctcctccttggcctcctcggCCAAATCAAACACCTTGAACAGGAAGTCAGGGAAATCAAAGAAGCAGGGATCAAGACCCGCACCAATGTCAAAAACATATCCCAAACtgtcgatgttgtcaaggatgggcttagaagcctccaacttaGGGGGCCCACAACCCCCAAAGATACCAAGCCCCCAatcgtggaagcaacgccacgccccctaccaAAGACTGACTCTGCTGGACCGTCTAGTAGGGTCTCCTTCTGGGCAGAGCCATCCAAAGGGGCCCCCATCTTTGCCCAACCTACCCCTAGCTGAGCAGTGCCCCTGCAAggcccatctccccctctatCTCCACGTCTCCGATCCCCAATTGGAGTctctgcccctccacctccggctccaatTGCCGCTTATCctgccccggtcaaagtagaccacccagatgcctacacaggcaagattgggagtgaagccaagcagtggctcacaaggatgctggCATGGACCCAGTTGAACGCCCAaatgttccccacggatcaggaggttctatccttcctcctgatgaatatgaaggatgcTGCcagggcctgggcccatcctcACCTCAATCAGCTTGGTTCTCACTGAGCTATCATCCAGACTGTGGAAGGATTCAAACTGGAGtttttggcagcatttggcaaccctgacgccacaagggccgctgagcggaagatcaccaccctcacccaaTCCGGCACATGCTTGGattacatcacaaagttcagaacccttgccatggaactggactggaatgacgcggcccttagaggccagtttgcccaaggcctccattgggaggtcagccgccaaatcgCTACACGCAAGACTTGCCCAcgcaccctccttgagctgcaaaatgcgGCACTTGTTAttgacaacgctctccgTGAAGAGCAagctagccacccaccaagggataataagcctagcagaccatccaaccctgctgttatgtatcacacaattttgcattcacagctcaccatccacaataatctgtatatatctgactttctgatttaatggccatttgactcctattttccattattcctgtcattactctatgtaacgctcatattgactgtatgtgttacatatcgttcaatagagctccttccgctcgttctaacgctgcctgtcacgtgctcatacgataagatctcatggagatattagcttcacaagattctatctatgtggctcaagtaccttactaatcattatatttgtatctttacatctagctcatcacatgactagctctaacttgggaaatgaaccttattcctagcttagttgagtcatacctctcatgagattactaaggttctccttatctagtaatttctagtggcactgcaaatcctgcttatgagtcattctgcttgccaccagaatgactcacactaatgactcactctaagtgctcattggctgccaagcatttcttgatagactgagtcatgtatttagatgtttctatttttaactaattgcagttcaacccaagagcagccacattccatcctagtcatatctgtgccttcccacccaccaatcaaagtcttaggaagcacagtcctaagcaagtcatattcatactctgactaggtgaatgactcagtaaccttgccactctagggtataaaaggggactcttgcatacccttggagggcacccacccttcactcttaccactcactgttactgttgactgtcactcttgggtttgggcttgcccccctcaattgtgtgatatattgtgcctcaagatttcaaataacttaaacttgtataagtggatctcccaagtacccatagtgtggaaaggttgtagacctgatacagagttcttaggttaagtgaacagaaggcaatcatccttaaa
The nucleotide sequence above comes from Rhizoctonia solani chromosome 3, complete sequence. Encoded proteins:
- a CDS encoding GTPase-binding protein rid1 — its product is MFKKVLPSRRTTTSDESPFEIVTPAPSSDRRDGKENVPQAQGQRAGADGSKSWYGSSRMSVDMKPRDRKKSSAKAAAQLEPQMTGGTTNVAFERMLDDLQIPSTVRVKLTTLETPVKAAMLRSSHVLGTAPPPAPATPPSLRRTRSNESLASPKPLFGLNAATASNEELSVPRPAFLADEFPRRSLDSSDPTSSPSRHTRGSSLDLPRSNSLADLAISKKDKDNKDLDKLKSKNIKQKGVERDIISPQKFGQILATTKSVELELETVKKLRIMLRNEAASWSEDFLRMGGYSALMSRLHELLEMEWREESRDDPLLHEILRCFKALSTSSIGCFALRSSAPTPFVQLVSLLYSDKKPGDIGSRQLIVELLLILFEIYPPPPRTRERSNSSSTGTPSSPPPQYTLPAPHTTLYGLIRALLLTPAPLPSESPSAPISPHAFIESLRTPRIYKTYLQELSDVCRDYFWVFCHPGNTIWALSKVDEAKVERPRAPGGMTGGVEYEAMTYLTTHLRLVNAISRIATDQQLSPSDEMSAHKFHSDLFASGFERILATARKASTAYYPTLHLEISRYVQLTQEAHFELPWTLARMVGNPPSGMIKPTDARSGSSSRSGTPAGPRPPLPMPNFK
- a CDS encoding Retrotransposable element Tf2 protein, yielding MGPFLPSAAPVKLGEVSLEHVTRLLLGLLGQIKHLEQEVREIKEAGIKTRTNVKNISQTVDVVKDGLRSLQLRGPTTPKDTKPPIVEATPRPLPKTDSAGPSSPSPPLSPRLRSPIGVSAPPPPAPIAAYPAPVKVDHPDAYTGKIGSEAKQWLTRMLAWTQLNAQMFPTDQEVLSFLLMNMKDAARAWAHPHLNQLAFGNPDATRAAERKITTLTQSGTCLDYITKFRTLAMELDWNDAALRGQFAQGLHWEVSRQIATRKTCPRTLLELQNAALVIDNALREEQASHPPRDNKPSRPSNPAVMGTSTGQSTTSSKKLSDDPNFVSEEERNRHRAAGACIKCSKMGHKFAECRMGWKATPIEDKGKAKETAKIGKDSKYQLGKEISPLFTILIKPEKQAEQLEVLIDSGATLSFLHPRTAKALCLPLIDLPTPRTVTMLNGSSPQAGKIWKKAHLTFLIDGKRMTETFLICNTGTHAAILGIKWLETHNPKIDWNLQTLSFPHKPPEHVAIAEEEEADPNPLEGVLCHDPCLCWHVS
- a CDS encoding Zinc-binding dehydrogenase — protein: MAQHKALLLLEKYGELEVKTRLTPIPQGGQALVKVNAAAINPADWKAKNFPTVLGVDGAGIVEVVGPEVTNFKVGDRVFFQGLYDSSDETVFQEKAIVDTDIISKIPDNITEDEASTIPSATIAAWVGLFQKTGIEVPTSSPTANGKGVLILGGSSSVGQFGGWCFGVSISISYILFTDPELDQGIQLARIAGFSPIVTTASAQHADFLRSLGATRVFDRNVDTKAVQSAFPTPVSLVLDSISIAATQEFAFEVLTTPSPVPDAHLVLVLPPTDSLNEQNSGETIAVHTAYGSSHRFKDLTMPFWRNIEQWIKDGKFVPNRVQVVKGGLAALPEAIDLSRKGVSGVKVVIHPQE